CCCCAAGCGGGCCGCCGAGGCCCTGCAGTGGGTCGTGCGGGAGATGGACCTGCGCTACGACGACCTCGCGGCCTTCGGTTACCGGCACATCGACGACTTCAACGCCGCCGTGCGCAGCGGCAAGCTCACGACGCCCCCGGGCAGCGAACGGGAGCTCCAGCCGTACCCCTACCTGCTCGTCATCGTCGACGAGCTGGCGGACCTGATGATGGTCGCGCCGCGCGACGTCGAGGACGCCATCGTCCGCATCACCCAGCTGGCCCGCGCCGCCGGCATCCACCTGGTGCTGGCCACGCAGCGGCCCTCCGTCGACGTCGTCACCGGCCTGATCAAGGCGAACGTCCCCTCCCGCCTCGCCTTCGCCACCTCCTCGCTCGCCGACAGCCGGGTCATCCTCGACCAGCCGGGCGCCGAGAAGCTCATCGGCAAGGGCGACGGCCTCTTCCTGCCGATGGGTGCGAACAAGCCGGTCCGCCTCCAGGGCGCCTTCGTCACCGAGGACGAGGTGGCGGCCGTCGTGCGGCACTGCAAGGACCAGATGGCGCCGGTCTTCCGGGACGACGTCACGACCGGGACCAAGCAGAAGAAGGAGATCGACGAGGAGATCGGCGACGACCTGGACCTGCTGTGCCAGGCGGCCGAGCTGGTCGTGTCGACCCAGTTCGGCTCGACGTCGATGCTCCAGCGCAAGTTGCGCGTCGGCTTCGCCAAGGCCGGACGGCTCATGGACCTGATGGAGTCGCGGAACATCGTCGGCCCCAGCGAAGGGTCCAAGGCGCGGGACGTCCTGGTGAAACCGGACGACCTGGACGGTGTACTGGCCTCGATCCGCGGTGAGACGGACTCGTGAGCCCGACCGTGTCTCACCCGTAAGAGAACCGTGAGCAACCGTTTCCCCCAGCCGCACGTCAAGTTGAGGGAACGGGGCGGACAATGTGAGTCCCCGCACCCCGTGGCGACGGCCATTCCGATGGCGTACAAACGGCGCCCGTCCGGTTGCTCCACCCTTTCGTACCACCCATAGACTGAACCTCCAGCAGGTGGTTACACGCTCGAAAGGCGCTCTCGTGTCCATCGGCAACGCCCCCGACGGCAACTCACCCGAAGACGACCGCCCCTCGCCCCCCGCGAGTGACGGGCCATCGATCGGCCGCACGCTCCACCAGGCCCGCGTCGACGCCGGCCTGACCGTCGAAGAGGTCAGCAACTCCACCCGGGTGCGCGTCCCCATCGTGCACGCCATCGAGGAGGACGACTTCTCGCGCTGCGGCGGCGACGTCTACGCCCGCGGACACGTGCGCACGCTCGCACGGGCCGTCGGGCTGGACCCGTCCGCCCTGGTCGCGCGGTACGACGCGGAGAACGGCGGCCGCCCCGCCCCCACCCCGGCCGGCCCCATGTTCGAGGCGGAGCGCATCCGCCCCGAGCGGCGCCGGCCCAACTGGACCGCCGCCATGGTCGCCGCGATCGTCGCGGTGGTCGGCTTCGTCGGCTTCACCCTCTTCGGCCGCGGCGACGGCGGCGGCACCCAGCACGTGGCCGAGGGCCCCGCCCCGTCCCGCTCCGCCCCCCAGGCCCCCAAGCCGGTGAAGCCCAAGCCGACGCCGGCCGCCTCCGACAGCGCGATCGCGGCCGTCCCCCGGGACAAGGTCACGGTCAAGCTCACCGCCGTCGACGACAAGAGCTGGATCTCGGCGAAGGCCCGGGACGGCAAGCTCCTCTTCGACGGACTGCTCCTCAAGGGCGACACCAAGACCTTCCAGGACGACGAGCGGCTCGACCTGATCCTCGGCAACGCCGGCGCGATCGAGCTCTTCGTCAACGGCAAGAAGGTCGAGGACGAGTTCGCCACCGGTCAGGTCGAACGGCTGTCCTACACGAAGGGTGATCCGCAGGTGGGCTGAGGCCGCCCCGGCCCCGCCCGCCCGACCGGGGTCTCGCCCGGCCCCGGAACGCAACCCGGTCCCGGACCATGACCGGCCCCGGAACGAACCGGGCCCCGGACCGTGACCGGCCCCGGACCGCATCCGTCGCAGGCCCCGCCCGTACCCCCGGCCACCGGGGGCACGGGCGGGGCCTGCGACGGTCGGGACGGGGGTGCCGGACCTGTGCGCGGGAGGGGCTCCGGGGACGAAGTAGTCTTGAGTCCATGCCCGAACGCCGTACCGTCGCCCTTGTCACTCTTGGCTGCGCCCGTAACGAGGTGGACTCGGAGGAGCTCGCAGGCCGCCTGGCAGCGGACGGCTGGCACCTCGTCGAGGACGCCGCGGACGCCGATGTCGCCGTCGTCAACACCTGCGGCTTCGTCGAGGCCGCGAAGAAGGACTCCGTCGACGCCCTGCTCGAAGCGAACGACCTGAAGGACCACGGCAGGACCCAGGCCGTCGTCGCCGTCGGCTGCATGGCCGAGCGGTACGGCAAGGAACTCGCCGAGGCCCTGCCCGAGGCGGACGGCGTGCTCGGCTTCGACGACTACGCCGACATCTCCGACCGCCTCCAGACGATCCTCAGCGGCGGCGTCCACGCCTCGCACACCCCGCGCGACCGGCGCAAGCTGCTGCCGCTCAGCCCCGTGGAGCGCCAGGGCGCCGCCACGGCCGTCGCCCTGCCGGGCCACGGAGCCACCGGGTCCCCCACCGAGGCGCCCGAGGCCCCCGCCGACCTGCCCGAGGGCGTCGCGCCCGCCTCCGGTCCGCGCGCGCCGCTGCGCCGCCGTCTGGACACCAGCCCGGTCGCCTCCGTGAAGCTGGCCTCGGGCTGCGACCGCCGCTGCTCGTTCTGCGCGATCCCGTCGTTCCGTGGCTCCTTCGTCTCGCGGCGCCCCAGCGACGTGCTGGGCGAGACCCGCTGGCTCGCCGAGCAGGGCGTCAAGGAGATCATGCTGGTCTCCGAGAACAACACCTCGTACGGCAAGGACCTCGGCGACATCCGCCTCCTGGAGGCGCTGCTGCCGGAGCTCGCCGCCGTCGACGGCATCGAGCGCGTCCGCGTCAGCTACCTCCAGCCGGCCGAGATGCGCCCGGGCCTCATCGACGTGCTGACCTCCACCGAGAAGGTCGCGCCCTACTTCGACCTGTCGTTCCAGCACTCCGCCCCCGCCGTGCTGCGCGCCATGCGGCGCTTCGGCGACACCGACCGGTTCCTGGAGCTGCTGGACACCATCCGCGGCAAGGCGCCGCAGGCGGGCGTGCGGTCGAACTTCATCGTCGGCTTCCCCGGCGAGACCGAGGCCGACTTCGCCGAGCTGGAGCGTTTCCTCGTCCACGCCCGCCTCGACGCCGTCGGCGTCTTCGGCTACTCCGACGAGGACGGCACCGAGGCCGCGTCGTACGACGCCAAGCTGGACCAGGAGATCGTGGACGAGCGCCTCGCCCACCTGTCCCGGCTCGCCGAGGAGCTCACCGCCCAGCGCGCGGAGGAGCGGATCGGAGAGACCCTGGAGGTACTGGTCGAGTCGGTCGAGACCGAGGACGTCGACGAGGACGAGTACGCCGGGGCCGGCCGCGCGGCGCACCAGGCGCCCGAGACGGACGGCCAGGTGCTCTTCGCCCGGGGCGACGGACTCGCCGTGGGCCGTATCGTCAAGGCCGAGGTCGTCGGCACGGAAGGCGTCGACCTGGTGGCCGAGGTAGTCGAGGAGGCGGGCAGATGACCGGAGTCCCGGCGTCCGCCACAGGCGGCTCGGGGAGGAGGGCGCCCGGCGGGAAGCTGGGAGCGGCGGCCGTGAACCAGGCCAGCCTGTGGAACATCGCCAACATCCTGACCATGATCCGGCTGGTGCTCGTCCCGGCGTTCGTGGTGCTGCTGCTCCAGGACGGCGGGTACGACCCGGCCTGGCGCGCCTGGGCCTGGGCGGCGTTCGCCGTCGCCATGATCACGGACATCTTCGACGGGCACCTGGCCCGTACGTACAACCTCGTGACGGACTTCGGGAAGATCGCCGACCCGATCGCGGACAAGGCGATCATGGCGGCCGGGCTCATCTGCCTGTCCGGCCTCGGCGACCTGCCCTGGTGGGTGACCGGGGTGATCCTCTTCCGCGAGCTGGGCATCACGCTGCTGCGGTTCTGGGTCATCCGGCACGGGGTCATCCCGGCCAGCCGCGGCGGCAAGGTGAAGACGCTCGCCCAGGGCGCCGCCGTGGGCATGTACGTCCTGGCGCTCACCGGTCCGCTGGCCACCCTCCGCTGGTGGGTGATGGCCCTCGCCGTGGTCCTGACGGTCGTCACGGGTCTCGACTACGTGCGCCAGGCCGTCGTCCTGCGGCGCCGGGGGCTGGCCGCCGAGCGGGCCCTCGCGAGTGCCGTACCGGCGGAAACCGCGGGTGGGGCCGGGCCGGCCGCGTCCGTCGATCCCGCCACGTCCGCCGGTCCGGCTGCGCCCGCCGGACCCGCCGGACCCGCCGCGTCGAGTGCTCCGGAGCCGCCCCGGTGAGACGGGCGGTACGCGAGGGAGAGCCGGCACGGGCCGCGGCCGGGCGCCCGGCCGACGGTCCGGGGACGGCCTCCGCGGCGGCGCGCGTCCTGGGTCTGCTTGCCGAGCGTGACGAGACCCTCGCCGTGGCGGAGTCACTCACGGGTGGTCTCGTGGCCGCCGAACTGACGGCGGTACCCGGAGCCTCCCGTACCTTCCGCGGATCCGTCACGGCCTACGCGACCCCGCTGAAGCGGGATCTGCTGGACGTCGACGCCGGGCTGCTGGAGCGGCGCGGCGCGGTCGACGCGGACGTGGCACTGCAGATGGCGCGGGGTGTCCGCAGCCGGCTGGGCGCCTGCTGGGGGGCCGCGACCACGGGCGTGGCGGGCCCGGAACCGCAGGACGGACAGCCCGTGGGCACGGTGTTCGTCGCCGTCTGGGGACCGCCCGGCAGCACCGCCGGGACCGGGAAAGTGGCCGCACTGCGGTTGAACGGCGACCGTGCGGAAATCCGTAGGGAGAGTGTACGGAGCGTGCTGGAGCTCCTCATGGGCGAACTCTCGGAGAATGCGCGGGCAAAGGATACGGAACAGAACGGGGAGAATTGATGTTTGCAGCCCTGAGTGAACACGACATCGCTCCCCGCACGGCCGCAGCACTAGGCGGTACGGTGGGGCGTGAAGGATGCGGCTACGCGGTCCGAGGAGGGAGCCACCGATGATTCTGCTCCGTCGCCTGCTGGGTGACGTGCTGCGTCGGCAGCGCCAGCGCCAGGGCC
This portion of the Streptomyces changanensis genome encodes:
- a CDS encoding helix-turn-helix domain-containing protein — protein: MSIGNAPDGNSPEDDRPSPPASDGPSIGRTLHQARVDAGLTVEEVSNSTRVRVPIVHAIEEDDFSRCGGDVYARGHVRTLARAVGLDPSALVARYDAENGGRPAPTPAGPMFEAERIRPERRRPNWTAAMVAAIVAVVGFVGFTLFGRGDGGGTQHVAEGPAPSRSAPQAPKPVKPKPTPAASDSAIAAVPRDKVTVKLTAVDDKSWISAKARDGKLLFDGLLLKGDTKTFQDDERLDLILGNAGAIELFVNGKKVEDEFATGQVERLSYTKGDPQVG
- the pgsA gene encoding CDP-diacylglycerol--glycerol-3-phosphate 3-phosphatidyltransferase, translating into MTGVPASATGGSGRRAPGGKLGAAAVNQASLWNIANILTMIRLVLVPAFVVLLLQDGGYDPAWRAWAWAAFAVAMITDIFDGHLARTYNLVTDFGKIADPIADKAIMAAGLICLSGLGDLPWWVTGVILFRELGITLLRFWVIRHGVIPASRGGKVKTLAQGAAVGMYVLALTGPLATLRWWVMALAVVLTVVTGLDYVRQAVVLRRRGLAAERALASAVPAETAGGAGPAASVDPATSAGPAAPAGPAGPAASSAPEPPR
- a CDS encoding CinA family protein, with product MGLLAERDETLAVAESLTGGLVAAELTAVPGASRTFRGSVTAYATPLKRDLLDVDAGLLERRGAVDADVALQMARGVRSRLGACWGAATTGVAGPEPQDGQPVGTVFVAVWGPPGSTAGTGKVAALRLNGDRAEIRRESVRSVLELLMGELSENARAKDTEQNGEN
- the rimO gene encoding 30S ribosomal protein S12 methylthiotransferase RimO codes for the protein MPERRTVALVTLGCARNEVDSEELAGRLAADGWHLVEDAADADVAVVNTCGFVEAAKKDSVDALLEANDLKDHGRTQAVVAVGCMAERYGKELAEALPEADGVLGFDDYADISDRLQTILSGGVHASHTPRDRRKLLPLSPVERQGAATAVALPGHGATGSPTEAPEAPADLPEGVAPASGPRAPLRRRLDTSPVASVKLASGCDRRCSFCAIPSFRGSFVSRRPSDVLGETRWLAEQGVKEIMLVSENNTSYGKDLGDIRLLEALLPELAAVDGIERVRVSYLQPAEMRPGLIDVLTSTEKVAPYFDLSFQHSAPAVLRAMRRFGDTDRFLELLDTIRGKAPQAGVRSNFIVGFPGETEADFAELERFLVHARLDAVGVFGYSDEDGTEAASYDAKLDQEIVDERLAHLSRLAEELTAQRAEERIGETLEVLVESVETEDVDEDEYAGAGRAAHQAPETDGQVLFARGDGLAVGRIVKAEVVGTEGVDLVAEVVEEAGR